A region of the Gouania willdenowi chromosome 1, fGouWil2.1, whole genome shotgun sequence genome:
cacatttaataacaaacaactgcacaatatgttgtccctctaagggacagcacgtgtgagtgagttctgtagtgtggcttgttttatgaaaggtctgggttaggatgcactctcAAATACATCTAATCGTGCTTTTCATGTACTGAAAAGTAAGAAAAGCAGTGActtctaaaacaagtattttttaataccaaataagatataaaaaatATAGGCCGTGCCTACTTATAAggaaacgtatgaatagactgccCGTTTATTAATACGGatcacccctcattggccagtttaggttttCTGCCTATTTTTGGACATAtttaccacaaactaacagtactatgcTCAATAAAATGCTGTCATTTCTTGTAATATTAACCAACAAATTTAAGATTTGTTAGATAGAactattaaaaatgttaaagcgattaagttaaaaacattaattttctAAAAGTTTTGTTTATAGTAAATTAATGAGTGGATGTTATTACAATCTTTGAACAAGAACTGTAAAAaccctttttctcttttctattATATCGACTGACATTAatgccatatttgtttttatacaaAGTAAAGAAACATTGTTTTGTCTTACTAATAagagtaaatattttttatttctcatttttaagtttgtttttattgaggtAATACAAATGAACACAAGACTCAGTGCCtccctgtgtgtttgtgtttcagttGACATTGCGATGGACTCCCTGTTGGAGTTGTCTGTTGCTGCTGAAGGGGCTGCACTTGTCCATCCTCCAGTTTCCAGCTTTGAACAGACAGCTGCTGCCCTGCTTGGTCCATATTCTTTTTCTGAACCAAAACCAGACCCGGACCCCTCCAAACCTTCACTGAACCCATCCTCTTCACTCCCTGAAGACATCCTGTCAGAAGAGCTGGATCTGCTAATTGATCAAGAGTTGGAGACTTTCAATACACAGAAAGAACAGCACAACAGCAGCAAGTTATTATCTGAGGCATCCATTTCTTTCCCTCCACTACATGTTCCCCCTCAGCAAGCCCTCCCTGAGCTACTTCAGTCCAGCCTGGAGCTTGGACCACGAGGCCCTTTAGTAGAGGATTCAACTCCAGCAGGAAACTTGGTGCGTCAAATGCCTGCAAGCTCGTCCGTACTCAATGACCTTAGCACATGGGACACTAATGCTGAAAAGGGACAGCAGTCTCTTGTAGATTTCACGCACCTCATTACAGAAGCATCTGCTGACAAGCCGAACACGTCTTTTGACCTCGCAGCCTCGGGACGCTCGTCGGCTTTTCAGGTGTACAAAAAGCAAGAACCGTTGCAACTACAGTCAGAGCAGGCATGGAACTCACATCCAGATGCAGCTGGAAGAACGAGTTTAACCGGCAAAACTTTTCATCAGCAGCCCACAGGGTGCGTGTCATCTCCTTGGAATCAGGGGCTGCCTGTTTTTCCTTCTTATAACCCTGGACACTCGAAGCCAACCTTTATTTATCCAGTCGCTCAGACACCATGGCATGGCAATCCTGGACATTTGTCTCCCATGATAAATGCAAACCCTATTGGTCAAGCACCAATAAAACATCATGCCACTATTCCTAAGTCGTGGGCACTCACCACTGGGTCACATGTTCCTGTCCGCAACAACCGGCTGCACTTGGAGGGGAAGGTGCTCGTGCTGCTACGAGGTCCTCCTGGATCTGGAAAGTCAACTTTGGCAAGGTAAGGAACTCTTATTGCTTATTAAATGTTCAGACCAGATTACAGCAAAAgtcagttatttttattcattagcagttattttcagttttaaaacatTGACTAAAAGCTCACAAGGACAATGATTATCTCCCAACGTGATAGTTTAACGATGGATCACAGAAAAATCAAATGGCCTAATTGACAAAAACAAGCATCTATACTTTACATTCCCCAGAACTCCCCTAAAAATGTGATAATTATAGTGGTCATGCATTTTATCTTTTTCTGTTGTCAATAATGTCACATCTTTCTCGTCCCTGTAGAGCCTTGTTGGAGTGCAACCCTGGCGGGGTTATACTGAGCACTGATGATTATTTTATTCACAACAGACGATACTATTATAATCCTGCTCTTCTGGGGGAGGCCCATCACTGGAACCAAAAACGAGGTAGATAATgcaatgtgtttgttttgatgtttattttagcagTGAATGAAATTGCAATCATGAtcgtttaagaaaaaaatgtttgtacCCTGTTTGACCCATGTACGGTGCATTTACACTGCATTTTACTGGCACGGCTCTGCTCTGCTTACAGTACCTGCTTGTCCTCCATTTTGTCTCGCCCCAACAGatgttttatattgttgtttGGGTCACGTATAGGGACCAGTGTCACCAGGACCATCCTCAAGTGAAAAACAAAATCGGTACCTGATAGTACAACGAATGTTGAGTCGAGTAGAGCCGCCCCTGTAGCGCATAGTGGAAATACTCCACTGTTGATcatcctgtgttttttttaatccaacagCCATGGATGCCTTTATTAGGGGCGCTAACCCCATAATCATCGACAATACCAACATGCAAGGCTGGGAGATGAAACCTTATGTCATTCAGGTCAGTAAACTTGAAAACATGAGACTTTTAAAGTTTTCTTAAACTGAATGGTGAGAGTATTTTAATGTAGTACGGTAATTTGTTCTgggcctttttttatttttaaacatgacATTTGTACCTAAATAGTTTTTTgcttgaatgcatttttttattcaaacccTAGCAACTTACAAATTAATGTGTCAAGAGCCAATAACTCTCTCAGCGACTGTTGATTTCCGACTAAAAATTACATCTGTAGAAGACATGATTTGAAAAGAGATTATATTAGTTAATATGAATAATTATTAGTGATGATAATTATTCATAttagattaaaatatttttcattttgatattgtttttttttactgtaacttTAAACATCAGCTGTTTATAAGCATGTTTCAGGTTTCATTTGACTTAAAAATGATCTTTTCCAGGCACTACAACACAGATACAAGGTGTTATTCAGAGAGCCGGACACTTGGTGGAAGAATAAGCCTAGAGAGCTTGCAAggtgggacattttttttcattttcatataaAGTGCTCccagttttcatatttttttccaaactgtgtatctgtgtgtgtgcctaTGCAGACGGACTACGCATGCTGTACAACTGGAAAAGATTCGTCACATGCTTGATCACTATGAGCGCTTTGTCACAGTTCAGACTATCATGGGCTCACACATGCCAGAATGGAAAAATCCGCTCCTACATGAGACCTCCGGTCCACCGTGAGTTTTAATCAAAATCTTTTCCATCCTGGTTCTCCACtttatcaaaataaattaatttaaaaaaaataatgactttAAGAAGGATTAGCTGATACATTTTCTTGATGTTTAGATCTGTAAGTAAGTGGTGGGACTCCTATGAGTACTGTATCATCTCTGTGTATGATAGCTGTAGACCAGGGGGGTCAAACttcagtcctcgagggccggattcctgagacttttagatgtgtccctactCAAACACTCCTTGTGGAGACCAATGTGTTgtgatcaagctctgcagaagcatgatgacgagccattcatttgattcaggtgtgttggagcaggaacacatctaaaagtctgaggattccggccctcgaggactggagttcgaCACCCGTGCTGTCAACCTTAGCGAGCATTTCCCGCCTATTTTTACGGTTGTgcaattgattaataaatggtctctttatacaaaaataaataaacacactcAGACACAATCTGGTTTATATAGCCTAAAAGTAATAAAGATGTAGTactcataacaaaaaaaaaatgttttaatgtttattctgatttttctCGCAAATAGAACATCATCTgtacataaattaaaaataaagaggATTTTATgatgatttaaattttttctatGACAATATGGAGTTGTCATAGAGACAAAGATGCATTTTGAGATTGTACAGTCATTGGTACTTTCATTCGATATAGTGTTTAcagttttttctcttctttttaggACTTACTCGTCTGATACAACCTGTCCCGACCTTGTAGGTCAGAAATCTAATCTAAACCAATCCAAGAAATCCCATCCTCAAATGTTTTCCTCCCTCCCTGATGTATCATCTATTGGACGCTCTGGGCAAGATGGTACCAAAAAATCCACGGAGTCGCTTAATTTCCAAGACAGTGGAGGACTGTTTGATGATGCTGATGGTTCTGAGAGAGGTGACCTTGAGTTCAACTATTTGAGCTCTGAGCCAGACTCTCATATAGATTTGGATAGCTCGATTGGAGACAAGAGGATGCCAGATTGTATTGTGGAATCAGTGATAAATGAAGATCAGTTTCAGGATGATACTCCTGTGGCCTTTTCGGAGTCCattaaacaaagaacaaagcGAGAAAGGTCGGGCAGGGGGTCTGGTTTTCAGAGAGACGACCATACAGAAGTGATTAAAGATACCAACCAGTCGGAGAGTAAGACAGAGGGAAAAGACCCTACAGGTGAAGAAGAGACTGGAGATGTTGGcttgaaaacatacaaaattgaaAAGGAGTCATTTGAGCAGTTACATTTTGAGGGGGATTGGCCCTCTGAAGGTCCTCTCCAGCAACGAAAGTTGAAGAAAAGGGAGATTGAAAAGGCAGTATGTGGAGaggaaaatgaaatcaaatcTCAAAATGTTGATGACAGTGAGACATCTGTGGAACCAGGGGGAGGCCCAAATTTTAAGGAGTTTCAAAAGCTTCTTGATCTTATCCAGCCAGTTGCAGATCATACTGATGCTTCTGCTTCACCCTCCCTTTCACCAAGTTCTGGAGAACAGTTAGAGCTTGCTGTTGTGGTAGAGAGCATTTCTGAAGAATCAAACacaaatcaaaacacaaaaaagctcCATGGTAAAACGGGAGAATTACCAGACTGTGTGTTGGATTGGAATGCTTCCAGAGAGTCAGAGTCTCATTGTGAGGAAGAACCTGGAGCTAAAAGTGAAGAGTGTAGTTCCATTGGAATAATTACCTCCATGGCTGCTAAAATGTGCAAGGAGGGAGTAGGAGAACACAGCTATGACAGTGCTGGTAGTCTTGATGGAGATACTGACAGGAAGAATCGAACAGAGGACAATGACAGCCTCCTCAGTGAGACCTGTCTGAGCCCTGGAGAAAGTGATGGAACCATGGTGGGCAGTCATGACAGAAAGCAACAACGTAGGTCAGGAAAGCACTGCAAGCTAGCACTTACTTTCACTCAGAACTGCTCCAATTCTTCACTAATGTCTCAGGATTCTCCCGAAACTACACCTCAGAACTTAGAGAGCAGTAAAAACAGTGCCAGCTCCATCATCACTCCAAATTTTGATTCATACTCTAGTCCACTTCCCCAACAGAGTCTGGCAACAGACACTAAATTGGAAGCAGATGTGCAGTCGCAAGCTCCTCATCTTCCTTTGGAAAAAAGTAGTTTTACTCAAACGGAATCTCAAGACTTTGCTTTTCTTTGGCGACTCAACTCCAGAGAATCCTCTGATTATGCAGCCATCACTACATACAGCCATCACAGTGATATCACAGTGTTGTCAAGTGACCCTTCTCGCTTTATACCAGACATCTCCTCTGCATTATCTGCTGCAGTGGCAGTTCAACCTTCTGAACAGGGAGTGGTGCCATACCGTGTAGTGCATGAGAAAGGCACACATGTGGAGGAAAAGGACTTTGGGGGAACTAATGACCGCCTGGAAAGCCTGCGCATTCTTAGTCGTCACTTTAGGCTAGTGAGCTTTGATATATTAGAGGATCTGTATGAAAAGTGTCACCAGGATCTGGAGTGGACCACAAACCTGCTGCTGGACTCTGGAGAGAGGTTCTTTCGTGGTGAAAATGATGCAGCTGAAGAAGTTTCCCAAAGTCTATCCAAAGAATTTGGAGCTTTAGACATAAACCTTTTATGCTCTGACGCATTTAAAGACTATCAGCAAGAAGGCTTCCCAACCAGTGAGCCAACTAAAGATGAAACTCAGCGGCCAACATGTGAGACTGCTAGTGAGCCAGAAGACACCATGTTTAATGTTGACATAATAAGGTCTGCTGGTGGAGCTGCTGAAGACCAAAGTCAACAGCATCCCAACACCCGATTTGAAGAACTTTCTCCTGAAACTAACACAATGACAAAAGGACTGATAAGTGACATCACAGAATGCAAAGTGATGCTGGAGCTTGATCCTGAAGCCCCAGCTTGGGGTGAAAACTTTGACATCAAGGCTATTATCAAAGATTCAGGGGTTGAGATGGAGGATGACACTGCCAGCATGGATGAAGTTAACAGAGTGCTCCAGGCAGAGCTAGAAACAatggagagagaggaaaatcaaAGGAAAGCCGCAAGTCATAGCAAAAACCTGGATATTCAGAGTGTGGAGCTAAATCTGCCCACTGAGCTTGCTCTACAGCTAACCGAACTGTTCGGTCCTGTAGGAGTGGACCCAGGTAATCAACACTCAGTTTTAACAGTTAACAGGTGCCATAAACTGGTTGATTTGAACTAACCTGTTTACATGAGCTGGgcctttgttttttctctctgcaTGATTAAAATTCAGGTTGTCAACTGCTGGCTCTCATTGAGGAGTTATTTTGACTTATTCTgtgaacaacacaaaatgaaacatccGAAGGGATTTGTATGTTCTACATTCTGCAAAAACCCCCAAAGAATGATGCAATAACTGTGaacaagaataataaaaaaaagtttgaaatgtctAAACTGTGTTAGAGCTTTTACAAAGAACTAAAGCAAGAAGTCAGTGGACAGCAGTAAAATCtcagtttttaaataattgcagAACAGAATATAGACTCATCACACCCCAtctgtaattaaaatgtaaaacatggcTAGCCTGCAGGCAGAGGAGTGAAGGTAAATGTGGAAATGCACATGCCACAAAGTCATAGATTTTCAAATTCAGGTACATGATTGTTAAACAATGTCTTTTTCTGTTCTTTAGCGTTACTGATTTGCTATTGGTGCCAACATTTTTACTTAagcttagtgtattttttttgcatcagtAGAAAGggctaaataatttttttgaacTATGTATTTGAGGCTGTTTTGAGGGCAAAACTCCCCTCGTAATGTTTACTCAATGCTGGAACCTATACAaatttaaagaaattattttttaagtgacattctaattgattaaaattgaagaagaaaaagatgtGCTTTACAGTATATGTCTATATGATTTGGTTTAAACACATAATTGATACACTGAGATTTTTGGACCCATTTCATTTGACAGTTTGGATTACAAGCTCCCCTACCACACCTCAGCAGTAAAAGAACCCCTGAATTAAATCAATTTCTCATGAACACTGAGTCAGAATGTAGATACATGACTGCAAGGAAAATGTCTAACTCTCATCTATTATATGAACTAATACCAggaagttcattttttttttttgagagagagagagagagagagacatgaaagccatcagaaaatgctttgatgttttccttaTGAGAAAACTCGTAGGGACACATCAAGgcatatcacctctgaggaagacatgcagttgacagtcgaaacatgttcGGAGATAAAATTccctgaataaacaaaaaccgTAACACATATCAGATGAACTGATTTAATTTTTGTCCGTGAATGTCAAAGTTATCATGAGCTTTCTTTTGACATTCAGGTACGTGCTCCTGTGAGGACTACGTGGTGCTGATGAACCTGAACTTTGCTAAATTGCTTCACCAAAAGTGGAAGGACAGCATCCAGGTGAGTCCAAAGTTATATACTTTTTGTCATAATTCACTGTGTCATTCTGATacagtttatttttcatttactcTCACTCGTGTCTTACAGGAAAGACAAAAGCAGACCAATCTGTCCTTTCATTTGCTGCAGGAGAGTAAGTccgagcaaacacacacacacacactcgcttAGTGTTTTACAATATGTGATTGAATAGTTTACAGCAGGATCTGTGGTAGAAAGGTGGAAAGGGTAACACCTCTTGGTCCTAATTTGACATATCAGATGCCACCAaagtgatggatggatgtggaaatgtgacattttatggcaaatatatGACAAATAATAGGACTATACCTGATGAACAAACTGAAGTCTATGAACCCTCAGTAAACCAATTTAAACcaaggttaaatttgctgatagtTTCAACCATACTTTCAACTCAGAATAAATGCAAACAAAGGCATAATGACCAAAATATTAAGGTAATtgcatttattatatatatattgaaattaGTTGAAAATATTTGAATTATTCACAACTATTTTCATCTAATTTATCAGTGGCTAATTTTGAGGTGGGAGCAAGTTTCTTTGAAGGGGTGGTGGTTGATGGTAAATAAGCCTAATCCGAAGTCATCACTGTGCGGGaaattgaatgaatgaatacctCTTCCTCTTATATTATTAGAAGTAATAATTCCAGTTGACTAAATTCTCGATAGCATTAGTGGACAAATTTACAAagaactgcaacaaaaatatttgatgacaaaataaaataagagtACATCTATATACACGTTTTGGCAATAGACTGAAACTAAATCTGGACGCCACTTGAGATATGAGACCGTGTGTCATCCACCATCACATAAACACGTTAAAATCATCATCCacacttatttttttctttccgcCTTTTGATGAACTCCGACTTATTCGTTAAGGCTCAGCTAAACTTGGACAGTGGGGACAACCACAGTTTGGAAACTTCACGAAGAACACAGATGGCTGCACACTGGCAGATATCCAGCCAGGGGCCCAGAGTCAGATGCCATTCATGGACCACTGGAACGTGTCCCGTCCTCATGTCTCTCTCAGAGATATAATTAAAGAAGAGCAGGCTCTGCACCAAACTATTGAAAGGGTAACAGCACTACATGAAACTGTAAATTACCTGTGTCAGGTTAAGCTTGTCGTTCTGGATCTTCTGACATCTGTCTAGTTGTCTTTCGTAGACAAGGCAAAGTCGTGCAGACCTCGACCGGCGGGATGGAGCAACTTTGCTGAAGGAAAACCAGCTCTTTTCTCTCTTCCCGAACATTGACAAGCATTTTCTACGGGACATCTTGCGTGACCACAAGTAAGGAAGCAACGCTGCGACTGTTTAAGCTATTGTCACTAGTTGGCTGTAATATAAAGACATTTATGGTTTCTGAAGCACAGGTAAAACTCAGTTTTTGTGATCTCGTGTGGGTTTGTAGTTACAACCTTACCAAAACAGAGCATTTTCTGCACTCTCTGCTGAGCGAGGAGCCTGTGAAGACGGTAGTTGCACCAGAAGCACCTCGGCCTGAACATCACAGAGGATCCAGCAAAGAGAGGAAAAAGGTATCAAAAGACACAAGCATGAGGGatgttcccaaagtggggtacacaaaaatgtttttttttttaaagtgtggcaacattggaaactagaatataaatataccAGCAGGCAGGAGCTACGATGCATTGCCACAAACtacacattggcctctgtaTGACTATCGTCTAGCGGTGAAAAACAATCTaatcaaaaaagtgcaaacattGCTTTGCGTAGCCAAACATGCTTGATGCATTTTGCTACCATGTATAAGGATGAAAACAAAGTATAGAAAAAGAGAACAACTTAGGACTTGCATTACTGCATATGGTCAATCAACACATTTTtggtcgatttttttttttccctaaataaaagaaattgtttctcactgaaaatgccagtcggctaattaattaaataaatctagtgataattctgaataatatgttttcctgtgtgcttacagatgCTTTATCCTTTTTAAtcatactagtacagtgcccgtcaaagtatgcattcatgtgggagcataaggagtatatttgcgggtgcaaaatgtgggtgtaattttcctggtttaattctatgggacatgcacatgacttcatcatcacttttatattattttgttgggtgtatttttctgtaacatatgttttttggagtcatgtgtatttgtgtatctttttgttgtgtttttgtgcataaatgtttgctgttttttttaattttacatttttttgtaatgtatgttttttggagtcgtgtatttttgtataattgttgtttttgttgctattgaaGTGtaattcaggagtcattttttgtataaatattcagttttgtgtattttgagccattttcataatgtaatgtatgtttttttaagtctagtacagtgcccgtcggaagtatgtattcatatagtcaGATGCCATTCATGGACCACTGggcgcttaagtagagttgtcaattatgagcataataataacatactctgtagcattataaaggggtatatttgcaggtgcacaGTAAAATAGCGtatgcaattttcctggtttaatactatgagacatgcgcatgatgaatgtgttgggttttttttttaattcatttttatatttttttcgtttggtgtatttttctgtaatatatgtttttttggagtcattgtgtgtgtttttggagccttttatatatttttgagcatttctgttgttttgtgtacttcctgtataaatattgtttagttttttgtttggtgtgtggtccgttatacactcacatacctgcacgcatgtcacgtagacggtgatcgatagtgaagcgcacctgatcgatgtgtgtgtgtgagagactctctacctggactctaatctcctccgttggttctcacaCATACGCCGcgaagaaatgtgcagctttcaacacagcagccattgccgtcaaaaacttccgggtgaggtctgtccggtctcaATAGCGTACGATcatcaaactaacatgaaaataaaggttttgaAACATTATCACCAATACGGAAcagtaaaaagtatgtttcctcaaaagagaagtccgcGGGAGCGCACTACCACGCTACGGAcgtgtgtcgtgacacagactgtaaccagactaaatggtggtttGTTAtacaacttccgggtgaggtccgtccggtctaaatagcgttaggtaaaactaacatgaaaataaacgtttcgaaaCGTCATCACCAATTAaggaatagtaaaaaaaaaaaaaaaaagctatgtttcctaaagagaagtccacagaaGCTCTGGCACACACCGGAAATGACCTGTgctgtgaaatagatatagatggtgctctagcgccccctcacaccctgaggtcaaaagttgaataggtttcatttcgggggccgtccagaagtgaaataaaattaaaataaacattttgaaatgaccaaattactccaaaataacatatacacacactcggggtatttggaacccgtcgaccgagtatcaggtcgaactggcaccgcgtcggggagatatttgctccacacacacacacacacacactcacagacctcccttgaattatagtatagatattattcctcaacaggataggtaaaattcagagacaaatttaaCTGTATGAATACAGTGTGTGCAGGAGAAGGGGGTACAAggcctcaggttaaatgtctgaaggggtacgggactgtgaaaagtttgggaaccactgatctaatatACACATCatttttctcattaaatatatttctaaaggtgttaatgatgtgaaattttcACCATATGTTTGTAACGACCCATATAATCCACGCATCCAAAGAAATCTACTATAGATGTCCATACATGAAATTATAAAAGTTGTAGTATTTCTTAATGACAGGTAGAGGTCAGCACTCACTTGTCAAAATGGATTTAGGATGgtgcatcatttttttttttccaggattATAAATATTATTCATTGTTATTAAAATCTGTAGTTATCTGTACCACTCAATTTCTCCAACATTCCAGACGCAGAAGCTGGTGGAATCAGTTGTCGCAAACTATCAGGACACTGAGGACCCAGAATACGAGGACTTCAGGGCAGAGGCTTCTCTGCAGAGGAAACGGCAGCTGGAGAGTTTTTCTAAGGCAGCAGAAGCTCACAGGCAAGGGCGCAAAGAAGTGGCCTCCTTCTATGCACAACAGGTGAGAGGGGATACAGTAACACTGCTACT
Encoded here:
- the n4bp2 gene encoding NEDD4-binding protein 2 isoform X1, coding for MPRRKKTDQSPARLPHGPPMEWGSVGHHTDFQPPLAQGHSAVTGCSNSVSSSSSEDVVKSMQEMFSHLDPEVIYIVLSECDFKVDIAMDSLLELSVAAEGAALVHPPVSSFEQTAAALLGPYSFSEPKPDPDPSKPSLNPSSSLPEDILSEELDLLIDQELETFNTQKEQHNSSKLLSEASISFPPLHVPPQQALPELLQSSLELGPRGPLVEDSTPAGNLVRQMPASSSVLNDLSTWDTNAEKGQQSLVDFTHLITEASADKPNTSFDLAASGRSSAFQVYKKQEPLQLQSEQAWNSHPDAAGRTSLTGKTFHQQPTGCVSSPWNQGLPVFPSYNPGHSKPTFIYPVAQTPWHGNPGHLSPMINANPIGQAPIKHHATIPKSWALTTGSHVPVRNNRLHLEGKVLVLLRGPPGSGKSTLARALLECNPGGVILSTDDYFIHNRRYYYNPALLGEAHHWNQKRAMDAFIRGANPIIIDNTNMQGWEMKPYVIQALQHRYKVLFREPDTWWKNKPRELARRTTHAVQLEKIRHMLDHYERFVTVQTIMGSHMPEWKNPLLHETSGPPTYSSDTTCPDLVGQKSNLNQSKKSHPQMFSSLPDVSSIGRSGQDGTKKSTESLNFQDSGGLFDDADGSERGDLEFNYLSSEPDSHIDLDSSIGDKRMPDCIVESVINEDQFQDDTPVAFSESIKQRTKRERSGRGSGFQRDDHTEVIKDTNQSESKTEGKDPTGEEETGDVGLKTYKIEKESFEQLHFEGDWPSEGPLQQRKLKKREIEKAVCGEENEIKSQNVDDSETSVEPGGGPNFKEFQKLLDLIQPVADHTDASASPSLSPSSGEQLELAVVVESISEESNTNQNTKKLHGKTGELPDCVLDWNASRESESHCEEEPGAKSEECSSIGIITSMAAKMCKEGVGEHSYDSAGSLDGDTDRKNRTEDNDSLLSETCLSPGESDGTMVGSHDRKQQRRSGKHCKLALTFTQNCSNSSLMSQDSPETTPQNLESSKNSASSIITPNFDSYSSPLPQQSLATDTKLEADVQSQAPHLPLEKSSFTQTESQDFAFLWRLNSRESSDYAAITTYSHHSDITVLSSDPSRFIPDISSALSAAVAVQPSEQGVVPYRVVHEKGTHVEEKDFGGTNDRLESLRILSRHFRLVSFDILEDLYEKCHQDLEWTTNLLLDSGERFFRGENDAAEEVSQSLSKEFGALDINLLCSDAFKDYQQEGFPTSEPTKDETQRPTCETASEPEDTMFNVDIIRSAGGAAEDQSQQHPNTRFEELSPETNTMTKGLISDITECKVMLELDPEAPAWGENFDIKAIIKDSGVEMEDDTASMDEVNRVLQAELETMEREENQRKAASHSKNLDIQSVELNLPTELALQLTELFGPVGVDPGTCSCEDYVVLMNLNFAKLLHQKWKDSIQERQKQTNLSFHLLQESSAKLGQWGQPQFGNFTKNTDGCTLADIQPGAQSQMPFMDHWNVSRPHVSLRDIIKEEQALHQTIERTRQSRADLDRRDGATLLKENQLFSLFPNIDKHFLRDILRDHNYNLTKTEHFLHSLLSEEPVKTVVAPEAPRPEHHRGSSKERKKTQKLVESVVANYQDTEDPEYEDFRAEASLQRKRQLESFSKAAEAHRQGRKEVASFYAQQGHLHGQRVREANHRAAAQIFERVNSSLLPNNVLDLHGLHVDEAVQHLAKVLEDKAADCERGLCQPQLSIITGRGNHSQGGVARIRPAVIDYLTNKHHRFTEPNPGLVLVYLK
- the n4bp2 gene encoding NEDD4-binding protein 2 isoform X2 — protein: MPRRKKTDQSPARLPHGPPMEWGSVGHHTDFQPPLAQGHSAVTGCSNSVSSSSSEDVVKSMQEMFSHLDPEVIYIVLSECDFKVDIAMDSLLELSVAAEGAALVHPPVSSFEQTAAALLGPYSFSEPKPDPDPSKPSLNPSSSLPEDILSEELDLLIDQELETFNTQKEQHNSSKLLSEASISFPPLHVPPQQALPELLQSSLELGPRGPLVEDSTPAGNLVRQMPASSSVLNDLSTWDTNAEKGQQSLVDFTHLITEASADKPNTSFDLAASGRSSAFQVYKKQEPLQLQSEQAWNSHPDAAGRTSLTGKTFHQQPTGCVSSPWNQGLPVFPSYNPGHSKPTFIYPVAQTPWHGNPGHLSPMINANPIGQAPIKHHATIPKSWALTTGSHVPVRNNRLHLEGKVLVLLRGPPGSGKSTLARALLECNPGGVILSTDDYFIHNRRYYYNPALLGEAHHWNQKRAMDAFIRGANPIIIDNTNMQGWEMKPYVIQALQHRYKVLFREPDTWWKNKPRELARRTTHAVQLEKIRHMLDHYERFVTVQTIMGSHMPEWKNPLLHETSGPPTYSSDTTCPDLVGQKSNLNQSKKSHPQMFSSLPDVSSIGRSGQDGTKKSTESLNFQDSGGLFDDADGSERGDLEFNYLSSEPDSHIDLDSSIGDKRMPDCIVESVINEDQFQDDTPVAFSESIKQRTKRERSGRGSGFQRDDHTEVIKDTNQSESKTEGKDPTGEEETGDVGLKTYKIEKESFEQLHFEGDWPSEGPLQQRKLKKREIEKAVCGEENEIKSQNVDDSETSVEPGGGPNFKEFQKLLDLIQPVADHTDASASPSLSPSSGEQLELAVVVESISEESNTNQNTKKLHGKTGELPDCVLDWNASRESESHCEEEPGAKSEECSSIGIITSMAAKMCKEGVGEHSYDSAGSLDGDTDRKNRTEDNDSLLSETCLSPGESDGTMVGSHDRKQQRRSGKHCKLALTFTQNCSNSSLMSQDSPETTPQNLESSKNSASSIITPNFDSYSSPLPQQSLATDTKLEADVQSQAPHLPLEKSSFTQTESQDFAFLWRLNSRESSDYAAITTYSHHSDITVLSSDPSRFIPDISSALSAAVAVQPSEQGVVPYRVVHEKGTHVEEKDFGGTNDRLESLRILSRHFRLVSFDILEDLYEKCHQDLEWTTNLLLDSGERFFRGENDAAEEVSQSLSKEFGALDINLLCSDAFKDYQQEGFPTSEPTKDETQRPTCETASEPEDTMFNVDIIRSAGGAAEDQSQQHPNTRFEELSPETNTMTKGLISDITECKVMLELDPEAPAWGENFDIKAIIKDSGVEMEDDTASMDEVNRVLQAELETMEREENQRKAASHSKNLDIQSVELNLPTELALQLTELFGPVGVDPGTCSCEDYVVLMNLNFAKLLHQKWKDSIQERQKQTNLSFHLLQESSAKLGQWGQPQFGNFTKNTDGCTLADIQPGAQSQMPFMDHWNVSRPHVSLRDIIKEEQALHQTIERLSFVDKAKSCRPRPAGWSNFAEGKPALFSLPEH